One Candidatus Delongbacteria bacterium genomic window carries:
- a CDS encoding toprim domain-containing protein, producing MGAFGELIDQVKRDVPIGLLLPGGVTPHKKIRCPIPGHDDENPSFEVNAERNTWVCWSHPFDPCRGSVADLAIALTGRTFPEAIRYCADLAGIRHRPPTEKEKAEVQERLQREAVLEAVTAWAQDRLWSDHVQARRMREYLTGRGFGEDLLRSQRLGWMDLDTLSKSLGRDPKLQGISRDDAARAGLFLENLAPCFRDARISIPVLHHEHVVGMTFRTLDPTNKRKYMHLAGQPAGLYNLDALKGGREIILTEGIPDCWTLMQWGIAAVANLGVEAVAHAKRFAGCTRVVLAWDNDTTGRGRAVRSARAIQDVLGDTGEVAILHVPEQKDVSDWAQAGGTPEDFRVLAAQAPDLIGYQLDRVPNASKGQRLDVKAQMALDALLDDIGRLPVTRQGAYLTALGKRIITSPGDLRRLIRERQAERERREAAARSAAGEGATRTDEDSEDDYDYHTQRPCIAATDFVFPSDGPPRGNIGFHLSKRVDGLWVPTKQLVEVEWTPDGPTARRVLYAQRQVGDKELARFPMEGMPRWSLEEGTPFSIKQFITNPAACRPNTAELFARIRTLLQQFLWYPDPGSLFVVAIYVLLSYVFALFGSLGLLHFNGNAASGKSLSMDFMERLCFNALKTGSITGAALFRLTHATRPTLLIDEAERLANPGRDTPEEAVRLILNESYRVNGMVIRTNPETLQPERFSTFGPKCLASIKELDAVLGSRCIVIPCLAPDHKVELEDAIQSGPRLDRLCQDLRNHLHCWNLSVFPLLYRIYTEDLVGQFKGLKGRQREIWLPPITLARLVDAESSAGQIMDVEDQILATQERMASLQEKRARLENEHVLVLSALRDILLGDDRRQFELLMHPHKFNVTKLSEAIRDMLVTSGAWFPSRPFGTRQLTRILRSNNVASEADHTPRVSDGGRTVHAVLLHDQRVEDALRRLVGGEEMELGFTGIASGIVTDGTAPVAQENAHDAGGDDDLPF from the coding sequence GTGGGTGCATTCGGTGAGCTGATCGACCAAGTCAAGCGCGATGTGCCTATCGGCCTCCTCTTGCCCGGCGGCGTGACGCCGCACAAGAAGATCCGCTGCCCGATTCCAGGGCACGACGACGAGAACCCGTCGTTCGAGGTGAACGCCGAGCGCAACACCTGGGTGTGCTGGAGCCATCCCTTTGATCCGTGCCGAGGTAGCGTGGCGGACTTGGCCATAGCCCTGACCGGTCGGACCTTTCCAGAAGCCATCCGGTACTGCGCGGACTTGGCTGGTATTCGCCATCGCCCGCCCACGGAAAAGGAGAAAGCCGAGGTCCAGGAGCGCCTGCAGCGAGAGGCGGTGCTGGAGGCCGTGACGGCTTGGGCCCAGGACCGGCTCTGGAGTGACCACGTGCAGGCGCGGCGCATGCGCGAATACCTGACGGGCCGGGGCTTTGGCGAGGACCTGCTGCGTTCCCAGCGCCTGGGCTGGATGGACCTGGACACGTTGTCCAAGTCCCTGGGCCGCGATCCCAAGCTACAGGGGATCTCGCGCGACGACGCTGCTCGAGCGGGACTATTTCTGGAGAATCTCGCGCCGTGCTTCCGCGATGCGCGCATTTCCATTCCCGTCCTCCACCACGAGCACGTGGTGGGCATGACCTTCCGGACACTGGATCCCACTAACAAGCGCAAGTACATGCACCTGGCTGGCCAGCCGGCGGGCCTCTACAACCTGGACGCCTTGAAGGGTGGACGGGAGATCATCCTGACCGAGGGCATCCCCGATTGCTGGACGCTCATGCAGTGGGGCATCGCCGCCGTGGCCAACTTGGGCGTTGAGGCGGTGGCCCATGCCAAGCGCTTTGCCGGTTGTACCCGCGTCGTGCTGGCCTGGGACAACGATACCACCGGCCGTGGTCGCGCAGTGCGAAGTGCCCGGGCCATCCAGGACGTGTTGGGCGACACGGGTGAAGTGGCCATCCTCCATGTGCCGGAGCAGAAGGACGTGAGCGACTGGGCCCAGGCGGGCGGCACGCCGGAGGACTTCCGGGTGCTGGCCGCCCAAGCACCCGACCTGATCGGCTACCAGCTGGACCGGGTGCCGAATGCGAGCAAGGGCCAGCGGCTGGACGTCAAGGCCCAGATGGCCCTGGACGCCCTCCTGGATGACATCGGCCGCCTGCCTGTGACCCGTCAGGGCGCCTACCTGACGGCCTTGGGTAAGCGCATCATCACCTCGCCGGGCGACCTGCGGCGCCTCATCCGCGAGCGCCAGGCCGAGCGGGAACGCCGGGAGGCCGCGGCCCGGTCTGCGGCTGGTGAAGGGGCCACGCGCACCGACGAGGACAGCGAAGACGACTACGACTACCACACCCAACGGCCTTGCATTGCCGCCACGGATTTCGTCTTCCCCAGCGACGGCCCGCCCCGGGGCAACATCGGTTTCCACTTGTCCAAGCGCGTGGACGGGCTTTGGGTCCCCACCAAGCAGCTGGTGGAGGTGGAGTGGACACCCGACGGCCCTACGGCGCGCCGCGTGCTCTATGCCCAGCGCCAAGTGGGCGACAAAGAGTTGGCGCGCTTTCCCATGGAGGGAATGCCGCGCTGGAGTTTGGAAGAGGGCACGCCCTTCAGCATTAAGCAGTTCATCACGAATCCGGCAGCCTGCCGGCCCAACACGGCCGAGCTCTTCGCCCGGATCAGGACCCTCTTGCAGCAGTTCTTGTGGTATCCCGATCCGGGCAGTCTGTTCGTGGTGGCCATCTACGTGCTGCTGAGCTACGTCTTCGCCCTCTTTGGCTCCCTGGGTCTCTTGCACTTCAACGGCAACGCCGCCTCCGGCAAGTCGCTGTCCATGGACTTCATGGAGCGCCTGTGCTTCAACGCCCTGAAGACTGGCAGCATCACGGGCGCGGCCCTCTTTCGGCTGACTCACGCCACCCGGCCCACGCTGCTCATCGACGAGGCCGAGCGCCTGGCCAACCCGGGCCGCGACACGCCCGAGGAGGCCGTGCGCCTGATCCTCAACGAATCCTATCGCGTGAATGGCATGGTCATTCGCACGAATCCGGAAACCCTGCAGCCCGAGCGCTTCTCCACGTTCGGCCCCAAGTGCCTGGCCTCCATCAAAGAGCTGGACGCTGTCTTGGGCAGCCGGTGCATTGTCATTCCCTGCTTGGCGCCGGATCACAAAGTGGAGCTCGAGGACGCCATCCAAAGCGGCCCGCGGCTGGATCGGTTGTGCCAGGACCTGCGCAACCACTTGCACTGCTGGAATCTGTCCGTCTTTCCTCTCTTGTATCGCATCTACACTGAAGACCTTGTGGGCCAGTTCAAAGGGCTGAAGGGCCGGCAGCGCGAGATCTGGCTGCCTCCGATCACCCTCGCCCGTCTGGTGGACGCGGAGTCCTCTGCCGGCCAGATCATGGACGTGGAAGACCAGATCCTGGCCACCCAGGAGCGGATGGCCTCACTGCAGGAGAAACGGGCGCGCCTGGAGAACGAGCATGTGCTGGTCCTGTCGGCGCTGCGCGACATCCTGCTCGGCGACGACAGACGGCAATTCGAACTCCTCATGCACCCGCACAAATTCAATGTCACCAAGCTCTCCGAGGCCATTCGCGATATGCTGGTGACCTCCGGAGCGTGGTTCCCGAGCCGGCCCTTCGGGACCCGGCAACTGACTCGCATTCTCAGGAGCAACAACGTGGCCAGCGAGGCCGACCACACGCCGCGCGTGTCCGACGGGGGCCGAACCGTCCACGCCGTCCTCTTGCACGA